A genomic window from Alkalihalobacillus sp. AL-G includes:
- the rpoD gene encoding RNA polymerase sigma factor RpoD, with product MAEKPTRQETEGELTIDQVKEQLVELGKKRGVLTYSEVTTKLAPFEQDSVQMDEFYEYLGDQGVEIVDEEDGDDPNIQVASKSEEEFDLNDLSVPPGVKINDPVRMYLKEIGRVDLLSAEDEISLAQRIEEGDEAAKRRLAEANLRLVVSIAKRYVGRGMLFLDLIQEGNMGLIKAVEKFDYRKGYKFSTYATWWIRQAITRAIADQARTIRIPVHMVETINKLIRVQRQLLQDIGREPTPEEIGNEMDLSPEKVREILKIAQEPVSLETPIGEEDDSHLGDFIEDQDALAPSDAAAYELLKEQLEDVLDTLTDREENVLRLRFGLDDGRTRTLEEVGKVFGVTRERIRQIEAKALRKLRHPSRSKRLKDFLE from the coding sequence ATGGCTGAGAAACCTACACGTCAAGAAACGGAAGGCGAATTAACCATCGATCAGGTAAAAGAACAATTAGTGGAACTCGGAAAAAAGCGAGGTGTCCTAACGTATAGTGAGGTTACAACCAAGCTTGCACCGTTTGAACAGGACTCTGTACAAATGGATGAATTCTATGAGTATTTGGGTGATCAGGGAGTAGAGATCGTAGACGAAGAGGATGGAGATGACCCAAATATTCAAGTTGCCTCAAAGAGCGAGGAAGAGTTCGACTTAAATGACTTAAGCGTGCCTCCTGGAGTCAAAATCAACGACCCTGTCAGGATGTATTTGAAAGAAATAGGCCGCGTTGATCTTTTATCAGCTGAAGATGAAATCAGTCTTGCTCAACGAATCGAAGAGGGAGATGAAGCAGCTAAACGTCGATTAGCTGAAGCAAACCTCCGTCTTGTTGTCAGTATCGCAAAAAGATATGTAGGTCGAGGGATGCTATTCCTTGATTTAATTCAGGAAGGGAATATGGGCCTCATAAAAGCAGTTGAAAAATTTGATTACCGAAAAGGCTATAAGTTCAGCACATATGCAACGTGGTGGATTCGACAAGCCATTACACGTGCTATAGCTGACCAAGCAAGAACGATTCGAATTCCGGTACACATGGTGGAGACGATCAATAAGCTCATTCGTGTTCAAAGACAACTCCTTCAAGATATCGGACGGGAACCAACACCCGAGGAAATCGGAAATGAAATGGATCTATCTCCTGAAAAAGTGCGTGAGATCCTTAAAATTGCACAAGAGCCGGTTTCACTTGAAACACCGATCGGAGAAGAAGATGATTCACATCTTGGTGACTTTATCGAAGACCAGGACGCATTAGCACCTTCTGATGCAGCTGCATATGAGTTGCTTAAAGAGCAGCTTGAAGATGTCCTCGATACGCTTACCGACCGTGAAGAAAATGTTCTGCGCCTTCGATTCGGACTGGATGATGGTCGCACAAGAACTCTTGAAGAGGTTGGGAAGGTCTTCGGAGTTACCCGTGAGCGTATTCGTCAAATTGAGGCGAAAGCGTTACGAAAGCTACGGCACCCAAGTCGCAGCAAACGATTAAAGGATTTCTTAGAATAA
- the dnaG gene encoding DNA primase produces MGARIPEEKIEQIQKSNDIIEIIGEYVQLKKQGRNYFGLCPFHSEKTASFSVSADKQIFRCFGCGKGGNIISFLMEIEGFTFIETVKNLADRSGIELPEQALSFQDDEKSKEKETMREGHQLLARLYHHCLMNTDYGKKAKQYLYDRGFTDEMINHFQIGYAPESWEFGNSFLQKRDFSPQLMHEAGLLSKREFDGKFFDRFRNRIMFPIWDTQGKTIAFGGRILGNGEPKYLNSPETKVFNKSKTLYSYHMARPVMRKEDKVVLFEGYVDVIAAWSAGILNGVATLGTSLTEDQVRLLSRNVNTVIICYDSDNAGVNATFRATELLEKADCIVKIAQMPTGMDPDDYIQKYGAKRFNQDVIGASHTVMSFKMQYMRRGKNLHDEGERMHYIEEILQEIAKLSKAVERDHYLRQLADEFNLSLDALKQQQYQAFRRIRNKKDKDDRKRENNRKPYIGQPNRLLPAFHNAERILLAHMLKDVHIAEKVEELLGGAFNIEEYSAVAAYLYAFYAEGHDPDISLFLERVADQRLKKVITELAMLTINEEISDQELHDYINQIQKYPKMLEIQEREKEKKQAEREQNVVLAAQIAMDIVQLKKALKG; encoded by the coding sequence ATGGGAGCTCGTATTCCTGAAGAAAAGATTGAACAAATCCAAAAGTCAAACGATATCATTGAGATCATCGGAGAATACGTCCAACTGAAAAAGCAAGGACGCAACTATTTTGGTCTTTGTCCTTTTCACAGTGAGAAAACAGCTTCTTTCTCTGTTTCAGCAGATAAACAGATTTTCCGGTGTTTTGGTTGTGGGAAAGGTGGAAATATAATCTCCTTTCTAATGGAGATCGAAGGGTTTACGTTTATTGAGACCGTCAAGAATTTGGCAGATCGTAGCGGAATTGAACTCCCTGAACAAGCATTGTCCTTTCAGGATGATGAGAAATCAAAAGAGAAAGAAACAATGCGGGAAGGGCATCAATTGCTAGCTAGACTTTATCATCATTGTTTGATGAACACAGACTACGGTAAAAAAGCGAAGCAATATTTATATGACCGTGGCTTTACCGATGAGATGATCAATCATTTTCAAATTGGTTATGCACCTGAATCCTGGGAGTTTGGAAATTCATTTTTACAAAAACGGGATTTTTCTCCTCAGCTAATGCATGAGGCTGGACTCCTTTCTAAAAGGGAGTTCGATGGAAAGTTTTTTGACCGGTTTCGGAATCGGATCATGTTCCCGATTTGGGATACACAAGGTAAAACGATTGCTTTTGGAGGCCGTATCTTAGGTAATGGTGAACCGAAATACTTAAACAGTCCCGAAACGAAAGTGTTTAATAAGAGCAAAACACTTTATTCCTATCACATGGCACGGCCGGTAATGCGAAAAGAAGACAAAGTTGTATTGTTTGAAGGTTATGTGGATGTGATCGCTGCCTGGAGCGCAGGAATATTGAATGGTGTAGCCACACTTGGAACCTCCTTGACAGAAGATCAGGTAAGGCTTTTGAGTCGTAACGTAAATACGGTCATCATCTGTTACGACTCGGATAATGCAGGTGTGAATGCGACATTCCGGGCGACTGAGCTGCTGGAAAAGGCGGATTGCATCGTGAAAATTGCACAGATGCCCACTGGTATGGACCCTGATGACTACATTCAGAAATATGGAGCTAAACGCTTTAATCAGGATGTAATAGGGGCAAGCCATACGGTAATGTCATTCAAGATGCAATACATGCGGAGAGGAAAAAACCTTCATGATGAAGGAGAACGCATGCACTATATCGAAGAAATACTACAAGAAATTGCAAAACTTTCAAAAGCAGTTGAGCGTGACCATTATTTACGACAGCTTGCTGATGAATTCAACCTCTCACTCGATGCATTGAAACAACAGCAGTATCAGGCATTTCGTCGTATTAGAAACAAGAAGGATAAGGATGACCGAAAAAGGGAAAATAACCGTAAGCCCTATATTGGTCAACCCAACCGCCTTTTACCGGCATTCCATAATGCTGAACGTATTTTATTAGCTCATATGCTAAAAGATGTACACATTGCAGAAAAGGTGGAAGAGCTTCTCGGGGGCGCTTTTAACATTGAAGAGTATAGTGCAGTTGCTGCTTACCTATATGCCTTTTATGCAGAGGGCCATGACCCTGATATCAGCTTGTTCCTTGAAAGAGTTGCTGATCAACGGTTGAAGAAAGTAATCACAGAGCTTGCGATGTTAACCATTAACGAGGAAATATCAGATCAAGAGCTTCATGATTATATAAATCAGATTCAAAAATACCCTAAAATGCTTGAGATACAGGAACGAGAAAAAGAAAAAAAACAAGCAGAACGGGAACAGAATGTTGTACTAGCTGCACAGATAGCGATGGATATCGTTCAATTGAAAAAAGCATTAAAAGGTTAG
- a CDS encoding YaiI/YqxD family protein has translation MKNTRNVLVDADACPNQIKKAILEISKSHEYKVFFIASYSHATDRYENIEWVLVDAEPEAVDLYIVNHTFEGNIVITQDHALASLLVSKGVYAISPRGKQYREEEMPSMLQSRHFAKKLRKAGQRTRGPSRFTDHDVKRFCEEFERILSQSDV, from the coding sequence ATGAAGAATACTCGAAATGTGTTGGTTGATGCTGACGCTTGTCCAAACCAAATTAAGAAGGCAATCCTTGAAATCTCGAAATCGCATGAGTACAAGGTTTTTTTTATTGCCTCTTACAGTCATGCAACTGATCGATACGAAAATATAGAGTGGGTTCTAGTTGACGCAGAACCTGAAGCTGTTGATTTATATATCGTGAACCACACTTTTGAAGGTAATATCGTCATTACCCAGGATCATGCTTTAGCAAGCTTGCTGGTGTCTAAAGGTGTTTATGCAATCTCACCAAGAGGGAAACAGTACCGAGAGGAGGAAATGCCCTCGATGCTGCAATCCAGACATTTTGCGAAAAAGCTACGGAAAGCTGGACAAAGGACCAGGGGACCTTCACGGTTCACTGATCACGATGTGAAACGATTTTGTGAAGAGTTTGAACGTATCCTATCACAGTCCGACGTATGA
- a CDS encoding pyruvate, water dikinase regulatory protein encodes MVERDNRPIVYVVSDSVGETAELVVKAAASQFNSTTIELRRIPYVEDRNTVKEVVALAKDNHAIIGFTLVVPEIKDFLIQEAAKEGVPAVDIVGPMIDQMTQVFNKGPRNEPGLVHKLDEDYFRKVEAIEFAVKYDDGRDPRGILKADIVLVGVSRTSKTPLSQYLALKRLKVANVPIVPEVEPPEELFKVSTPKCYGLRISPEKLNDIRRERLKALGLDDHANYANMNRIKEELSYFDQVVDRLGCKVVDVSSKAVEETANFILNIHKNGHR; translated from the coding sequence ATGGTAGAAAGGGATAATCGCCCTATCGTATATGTTGTTTCAGATTCGGTCGGAGAGACAGCAGAACTTGTCGTGAAGGCTGCTGCAAGCCAATTCAATTCCACAACAATCGAACTTCGAAGAATACCGTATGTGGAAGATCGTAACACGGTAAAAGAGGTTGTTGCTCTTGCAAAAGATAATCATGCGATCATCGGTTTTACATTAGTAGTACCTGAGATCAAAGATTTTCTCATCCAAGAAGCAGCTAAAGAAGGAGTTCCTGCAGTTGACATTGTCGGACCAATGATCGACCAAATGACACAGGTATTTAACAAAGGACCTCGTAATGAACCAGGGCTTGTTCATAAATTAGATGAAGATTATTTTCGAAAGGTCGAAGCGATTGAGTTTGCTGTAAAATATGATGATGGCAGGGACCCAAGAGGGATTCTAAAAGCGGATATCGTATTAGTAGGGGTTTCACGTACTTCCAAAACGCCATTATCTCAATATCTTGCACTCAAACGTCTAAAGGTTGCAAACGTTCCGATCGTACCGGAAGTTGAGCCACCCGAGGAGCTTTTTAAAGTATCGACCCCGAAATGCTATGGACTAAGAATCAGTCCTGAAAAATTGAATGATATTCGTAGAGAGCGATTAAAAGCGCTGGGTCTCGATGACCATGCTAATTATGCAAACATGAACAGGATTAAAGAAGAATTAAGTTATTTTGATCAAGTTGTTGACAGGTTGGGATGTAAAGTTGTTGACGTCTCAAGCAAGGCAGTAGAAGAAACGGCAAACTTTATCTTAAACATTCATAAAAATGGACACAGATAA
- a CDS encoding helix-turn-helix transcriptional regulator: MVLPIELNKRQEKIVEIVKDNGPITGEHIADQLNLTRATLRPDLAILTMAGYLDARPRVGYFYTGRTSAQLLTEKIRQIQVKDYLSLPVVVQESATVYDAICTMFLEDVGTLFVVNKQTKLVGVLSRKDLLRASMGSQELNTVPVNIIMTRMPNITVCKKEDYLTDIAYKLIDKQIDGVPVVKDTDGDNAFEVIGRITKTNITKAMVDISGDAII, from the coding sequence GTGGTGTTACCAATCGAACTTAATAAACGTCAGGAAAAAATCGTGGAAATCGTAAAAGATAATGGACCAATAACCGGGGAACATATTGCAGACCAGCTTAATTTAACAAGAGCTACTTTGCGGCCAGACCTTGCGATTTTAACGATGGCGGGTTACCTGGATGCACGTCCAAGAGTGGGCTATTTTTATACGGGGAGAACGAGTGCTCAATTATTAACTGAAAAAATAAGGCAAATCCAAGTAAAGGATTATTTATCACTCCCCGTAGTCGTTCAAGAATCAGCCACTGTTTATGATGCGATTTGTACAATGTTTTTAGAAGATGTAGGAACATTGTTTGTCGTCAATAAGCAAACGAAGCTCGTAGGGGTTCTCTCAAGGAAGGATCTCCTTAGGGCAAGCATGGGCAGTCAGGAATTAAATACGGTCCCGGTTAATATCATCATGACCCGCATGCCGAACATTACCGTTTGCAAGAAAGAAGATTACTTAACCGATATTGCCTATAAACTGATCGATAAACAAATCGACGGGGTCCCTGTCGTTAAAGACACGGATGGAGACAATGCATTTGAGGTCATAGGTCGGATCACCAAAACGAATATTACTAAGGCTATGGTTGATATTTCCGGCGACGCAATTATATAG
- the glyS gene encoding glycine--tRNA ligase subunit beta, producing the protein MSKRDLILEIGVEEMPARFVTEAMFQLSDKVAGWLTENRISYGEVTQYSTPRRLAVKVLEVSENQDDMEEELRGPAKKIALDDEGNWSKAAQGFARGQGVSIDDLYFKEVKSTEYVFANRYTTGKSTIDLLSELDRVVQSLHFPKNMRWGSTDFKFVRPIKWILFLFGSEIPELEIAGVYASRKTFGHRFLGEEIEISATSEYPQDLLGQFVIVDSVERKEAIRNQLKNIEEEEGWAIPIDEGLLEEVNNLVEYPTALNGKFDEEFLSLPSEVLITSMKEHQRYFPVRDKEGKLLPYFVTVRNGDHNQLQNVAKGNEKVLRARLKDAQFFYEEDQKKSIEDCMERLESIVFHEELGTVANKVTRIQKHAERTSELLLLDEETKATIQRAASICKFDLVTQMVYEFPELQGVMGERYAKLFGEEETVAAAINEHYQPRYSGDELPGTVIGSVLSVADKLDTIVGCFGIGINPTGSQDPYALRRQAAGVLQILRQKGWPVELEHLLNAVLDQFEKADLLKLERQAVYEQLLEFFNVRLKTVLQDLDVRYDVIDAVLTGPIGRIDLLLQRAEILVNALEDSSFKEANDSLTRVLNISKNLKEASTEVKPDQFENKEEENLYRRFVTFKEVTSQLRSPADVQNVFEKLLDLPEAIDLYFDNTMVNTENDELRENRQTQMLLLSKEIKSFADFNQLVF; encoded by the coding sequence ATGAGTAAGCGAGATCTCATTTTAGAAATTGGTGTTGAAGAGATGCCGGCAAGGTTTGTAACAGAAGCGATGTTTCAGCTCTCAGACAAGGTTGCTGGCTGGCTGACAGAAAATCGTATCTCGTATGGTGAGGTGACACAATACTCTACTCCTCGAAGGCTGGCAGTAAAAGTTTTAGAGGTATCAGAAAACCAAGACGATATGGAAGAAGAATTAAGAGGTCCTGCGAAAAAGATCGCTCTTGATGATGAAGGGAATTGGTCGAAAGCAGCACAAGGATTTGCTAGAGGGCAAGGAGTCAGTATCGATGACCTTTATTTTAAGGAAGTAAAAAGCACAGAATACGTATTCGCGAATCGATATACAACAGGAAAATCGACAATCGATTTGTTGTCGGAACTTGACCGTGTCGTCCAATCCTTGCATTTTCCTAAAAATATGCGGTGGGGCAGTACAGATTTTAAATTTGTCCGACCGATCAAATGGATTTTATTCCTATTCGGCTCTGAAATACCTGAGCTTGAAATTGCTGGTGTATATGCAAGCCGAAAAACCTTTGGACATCGTTTTTTGGGAGAAGAGATTGAGATTTCTGCAACATCCGAATACCCGCAGGATTTACTAGGTCAATTCGTCATCGTCGATTCAGTTGAACGAAAAGAAGCGATCCGCAATCAATTAAAGAACATTGAGGAAGAAGAGGGTTGGGCCATTCCAATCGATGAAGGGTTACTTGAAGAAGTGAACAATCTCGTCGAATACCCAACAGCGCTTAATGGGAAATTTGATGAAGAGTTTCTTTCATTGCCGTCAGAGGTATTAATTACTTCAATGAAGGAACACCAAAGATATTTTCCAGTCCGTGATAAAGAAGGGAAGCTGCTTCCTTATTTTGTTACAGTTCGTAATGGGGATCACAACCAGCTCCAGAACGTTGCAAAAGGAAACGAAAAGGTTTTACGCGCTCGATTAAAGGATGCACAGTTTTTCTATGAAGAAGACCAGAAAAAATCAATTGAAGACTGTATGGAGCGACTGGAGTCCATTGTATTCCATGAAGAACTAGGAACAGTTGCGAATAAAGTGACGAGGATTCAAAAACATGCTGAGCGTACAAGTGAACTCCTTCTTCTTGACGAAGAGACAAAGGCTACAATCCAACGAGCTGCTTCGATTTGTAAATTTGATCTCGTTACTCAAATGGTTTACGAATTTCCTGAGCTGCAGGGAGTCATGGGGGAAAGGTATGCCAAGCTTTTCGGTGAAGAGGAGACGGTTGCCGCTGCGATCAACGAGCATTATCAACCTCGATATTCTGGAGATGAATTACCTGGAACAGTAATCGGATCCGTTTTGAGTGTTGCAGATAAACTCGATACAATTGTTGGATGTTTCGGAATTGGCATCAATCCGACTGGTTCCCAAGACCCGTATGCACTCCGGAGACAGGCTGCTGGCGTACTTCAAATCTTACGTCAAAAAGGTTGGCCAGTTGAATTAGAACACCTCTTGAATGCAGTATTGGACCAATTTGAAAAAGCGGATCTCTTGAAGTTGGAACGCCAGGCCGTTTATGAACAATTACTAGAATTTTTCAATGTTCGTTTAAAAACCGTCCTACAAGATCTTGACGTTCGGTATGATGTCATCGATGCGGTTCTGACTGGCCCAATTGGAAGAATTGATTTGTTGCTTCAGCGTGCGGAGATTCTTGTTAACGCCTTAGAAGATAGTTCATTTAAAGAAGCGAATGATTCCTTAACTCGGGTCTTGAACATTTCAAAAAATTTAAAAGAGGCATCAACAGAAGTAAAACCTGATCAATTTGAAAACAAGGAAGAAGAAAACCTATATCGTCGCTTTGTTACCTTTAAAGAAGTAACTTCTCAATTACGATCACCTGCAGATGTTCAAAACGTATTTGAGAAGCTGCTGGATCTACCGGAAGCTATTGACCTATATTTTGATAACACGATGGTGAATACCGAAAACGACGAATTGAGAGAAAACCGGCAAACACAAATGCTCCTGCTATCTAAGGAAATCAAATCGTTTGCGGACTTCAATCAGCTTGTGTTTTAA
- the glyQ gene encoding glycine--tRNA ligase subunit alpha: MNLQEMILTLQRYWSDQGCFVMQAYDVEKGAGTMNPMTYLRSIGPEPWKVAYVEPSRRPVDGRYGENPNRLYQHHQFQVVMKPSPDNIQELYLNSLKEIGIDPLEHDIRFVEDNWEAPTLAASGLGWEVWLDGMEITQFTYFQQVGGLEAKPVSAEITYGIERLASYIQDKENVFDLEWHSGYTYHDLYYQSEFEHSKYTFEVSDSEMLFTLFNTYEKEAGRALDQSLVYPGYDYVLKCSHTFNQLDAKGDISVTERTGYIGRVRNLARKCAKAYYEQREHLGFPMLKGKEENVDE; this comes from the coding sequence ATGAATTTACAAGAAATGATTCTTACTTTACAACGGTATTGGTCCGATCAGGGTTGCTTTGTGATGCAGGCTTACGATGTTGAAAAAGGTGCCGGAACGATGAATCCAATGACGTATCTAAGAAGTATCGGTCCTGAACCATGGAAAGTTGCTTATGTCGAACCATCTAGAAGACCTGTAGACGGAAGATATGGCGAAAATCCAAACCGACTTTACCAGCATCATCAATTCCAAGTTGTCATGAAGCCTTCACCTGATAACATTCAGGAGCTTTATTTAAACAGCCTAAAGGAAATCGGAATCGATCCATTAGAACATGATATCCGCTTTGTAGAAGATAACTGGGAGGCTCCAACGCTCGCTGCATCAGGACTTGGTTGGGAAGTTTGGCTCGATGGCATGGAGATTACTCAGTTCACTTATTTCCAACAGGTAGGTGGTCTTGAAGCCAAACCGGTCTCAGCAGAGATTACATATGGAATAGAAAGGCTCGCCTCTTACATCCAGGACAAAGAAAATGTGTTTGACCTTGAATGGCATTCAGGTTACACATATCACGATCTTTACTATCAATCTGAATTTGAACATTCCAAATATACGTTCGAAGTATCTGATTCAGAGATGCTCTTTACTTTGTTCAATACGTATGAAAAAGAGGCCGGACGAGCGCTTGATCAAAGCCTTGTTTATCCAGGGTATGATTATGTTCTGAAGTGCTCCCACACATTTAACCAACTGGATGCAAAAGGAGACATATCCGTTACCGAAAGAACGGGATATATCGGCAGGGTTCGAAATTTGGCAAGAAAGTGTGCGAAAGCCTATTACGAACAACGTGAACATTTAGGCTTTCCGATGTTGAAGGGAAAGGAGGAGAACGTTGATGAGTAA
- the recO gene encoding DNA repair protein RecO: protein MLIKSEAIVIRTSDYGESNKVLTVYTRDFGKLGVMARGAKKTKSRLSSVAQLFTHAHLLIQKGSGLGSLNQGEIINTYRAIKQDLFKTAYAAYIVELLDKSTEENKSSPALFQFLNLSLTYLDEGIDPDVIRAIFEMKMLRISGVGPSVDRCANCGRQEGAFSFSIAEGGFLCEQCRQVDPNALSLAPQTARLLYLFYHIDLARLGNVSVKEETKKTIKLILSTYMDEYTGIRLKSKRFLDQLHSLE from the coding sequence TTGTTGATTAAATCGGAAGCAATCGTAATTCGCACCTCGGATTACGGTGAATCGAACAAAGTATTGACAGTCTATACAAGAGATTTTGGAAAACTGGGTGTTATGGCAAGAGGGGCGAAAAAAACGAAAAGTCGCCTCTCTTCTGTTGCTCAGCTTTTTACGCATGCCCACTTGTTAATCCAAAAGGGAAGTGGCCTGGGTAGTTTAAATCAAGGAGAAATAATCAACACATACCGTGCGATCAAACAAGACTTGTTTAAAACAGCTTATGCGGCTTACATTGTAGAGCTTTTAGATAAATCAACAGAAGAAAACAAATCATCCCCAGCATTATTCCAGTTTTTGAATTTGTCTTTAACCTATTTGGATGAAGGGATTGACCCGGATGTGATAAGGGCGATTTTCGAAATGAAGATGCTTCGGATTAGCGGAGTAGGTCCAAGTGTTGATCGTTGTGCAAATTGTGGTCGGCAGGAAGGTGCTTTTTCTTTTTCAATTGCTGAAGGAGGTTTTTTATGTGAGCAGTGTCGTCAGGTTGACCCCAATGCTCTAAGCCTAGCCCCTCAAACAGCCCGACTCCTTTACCTTTTTTACCACATTGACCTTGCGAGGCTTGGTAATGTTTCAGTAAAGGAAGAAACGAAAAAGACAATTAAATTGATCTTATCAACGTATATGGATGAGTATACAGGAATTCGGTTGAAATCAAAACGGTTTTTAGATCAACTCCACTCGCTCGAATAG
- a CDS encoding YqzL family protein: MRDFTWKLFCVTGNIDTYLILKELEDETEVSNDLLEGEERNGDFVETEL; the protein is encoded by the coding sequence ATGAGGGACTTTACCTGGAAACTGTTTTGTGTAACAGGGAACATTGATACGTACCTAATATTAAAAGAATTAGAAGATGAAACTGAAGTATCGAACGACCTGTTGGAAGGCGAAGAAAGGAATGGCGATTTTGTAGAAACTGAGCTTTGA
- the era gene encoding GTPase Era — protein sequence MSETKFKSGFVSIIGRPNVGKSTLLNQVLGQKIAIMSDKPQTTRNKIHGVYTTDDSQIVFIDTPGIHKPKHKLGDFMTKVAQNTLNEVDLILFLINAEEGYGRGDQFIIERLEKIDQPIFLIINKIDKVHPEELLPLIEQYREKLDFTEVIPISALNGNNVSTMMEQITKYLEEGPKYYPEDQVTDHPERFIVAELIREKVLHLTREEVPHSVAVVIDQMVPREDGNLVDITATIVVERPSQKGIIIGKQGKMLKEVGSRARMDMEHLLGSKVFLELWVKVQKDWRNRPFNLRDFGFSEEDY from the coding sequence ATGAGTGAGACAAAATTTAAATCTGGCTTCGTTTCAATAATTGGACGCCCTAATGTTGGGAAATCAACGCTTCTCAACCAGGTACTCGGACAAAAGATTGCAATTATGAGTGATAAGCCTCAAACAACGCGAAATAAAATTCATGGTGTATACACGACGGATGACTCCCAAATTGTTTTTATCGATACACCTGGCATACATAAACCTAAGCATAAGCTTGGAGATTTTATGACGAAGGTTGCCCAGAATACGTTGAATGAAGTCGACCTCATCTTGTTTTTAATCAATGCTGAAGAAGGCTATGGTCGTGGCGATCAGTTCATTATCGAACGACTTGAAAAAATTGATCAGCCGATCTTCCTCATCATCAATAAAATCGATAAAGTTCACCCTGAGGAATTACTTCCACTGATTGAACAATACCGTGAAAAGTTGGATTTTACCGAGGTTATTCCGATTTCAGCTTTAAATGGGAACAATGTTTCGACGATGATGGAGCAAATTACAAAATACTTAGAGGAAGGTCCCAAATATTATCCTGAGGACCAAGTGACAGATCACCCTGAACGGTTTATTGTTGCCGAGTTGATCCGCGAAAAGGTGTTGCATTTGACACGTGAGGAAGTTCCTCACTCTGTTGCGGTAGTAATTGATCAAATGGTACCACGTGAGGATGGAAACCTCGTGGACATCACAGCTACGATCGTTGTCGAGAGACCTTCACAAAAAGGGATTATCATCGGGAAGCAAGGGAAGATGTTGAAAGAGGTCGGGTCCCGAGCAAGAATGGACATGGAGCATTTGCTCGGTTCAAAGGTGTTCCTCGAATTATGGGTCAAGGTCCAGAAAGACTGGCGGAACCGTCCGTTTAATTTGAGGGACTTCGGCTTCAGTGAAGAGGATTATTAA
- a CDS encoding cytidine deaminase: MDKEHLIKEAIEARNFAYVPYSKFQVGAALLTDDDKVYRGANIENAAYSLCNCAERTALFKAYSEGDKAFKALAVVADTKRPVPPCGACRQVISELCPSSMPVILTNLNGDIYELTVNELLPGAFSPEDLNE, from the coding sequence TTGGATAAAGAACATTTAATAAAAGAAGCAATCGAAGCTCGGAACTTTGCCTACGTTCCGTATTCAAAGTTTCAGGTCGGTGCCGCATTGTTAACCGATGATGATAAAGTCTATCGTGGTGCAAATATTGAAAACGCTGCGTACAGCCTTTGTAACTGTGCAGAGCGGACTGCTTTATTTAAAGCCTACTCTGAAGGGGACAAAGCCTTCAAGGCATTAGCCGTCGTTGCGGATACGAAGCGGCCGGTACCTCCATGTGGGGCATGCCGTCAGGTGATTTCGGAGCTTTGTCCGTCTTCGATGCCTGTCATATTAACGAATCTTAATGGAGATATTTATGAGCTCACCGTAAATGAACTATTACCAGGAGCTTTTTCACCGGAGGATCTCAATGAGTGA
- a CDS encoding diacylglycerol kinase family protein yields the protein MIRQVADSFKCAIEGVKEGWNKERNFRIHCVFAVATIFLAFILQISIVKWVLLLITIGIVMSLELLNSGLERAVDLVTNDYHPIAKQAKDFAAASVFIFSLIAVIIGILLFAEPIIKFVS from the coding sequence ATGATTAGGCAAGTCGCCGACAGCTTTAAATGTGCAATAGAAGGTGTAAAAGAGGGATGGAATAAGGAGCGTAATTTTCGGATCCATTGTGTATTTGCCGTCGCTACAATATTTTTAGCATTTATCTTGCAAATTTCTATTGTTAAATGGGTACTTCTATTGATTACAATTGGGATTGTCATGAGTTTGGAGCTGTTGAATTCAGGACTCGAGAGAGCTGTGGACCTGGTTACGAATGATTACCATCCAATTGCGAAGCAAGCGAAAGATTTCGCGGCCGCATCTGTTTTTATTTTCAGTCTTATTGCTGTTATAATAGGAATCCTTCTATTTGCTGAACCTATAATTAAATTCGTTTCATGA